From a region of the Methanobacterium sp. genome:
- a CDS encoding DUF1724 domain-containing protein produces the protein MYTDDIFLFHDEVKDDLKFYGISSVRMKIMISLNDGPKKTKQLRKLTGIQPSTIIHGINELVKQKIVLKEEDTYYLSEIGRILVPKYIDMIKSMVILKNSQNLWLKHEIDAIPHHLLMEIGDLSNSQLIESDNTDIFKTHGNFVNMVSQSENIRGVSTVFHPDFVGVFRKIIDKNSEIKVELILTDEVLKKTIMSIHKTNLKDLIRWVSKKNLILWRLNEDAKVGFTVTDNFLSLGLYKKNGTYDSLRDLISEHPDAIAWGNKLFDYYQKKADKIELKRLDKLISILI, from the coding sequence ATGTATACTGATGATATTTTTCTTTTTCATGATGAAGTGAAGGATGATTTAAAATTCTATGGCATATCAAGTGTCAGAATGAAAATCATGATAAGTTTAAATGATGGGCCTAAAAAAACTAAGCAATTAAGAAAATTGACCGGGATACAACCATCTACCATTATACATGGTATTAATGAACTTGTAAAACAAAAAATAGTTTTAAAAGAGGAGGATACTTACTATCTATCGGAAATCGGAAGAATATTGGTGCCTAAATACATTGATATGATTAAATCAATGGTTATACTGAAAAATAGCCAAAATTTATGGCTTAAACATGAGATAGATGCTATTCCTCATCACCTGTTAATGGAAATTGGTGATTTAAGTAATTCGCAGCTAATTGAATCTGATAACACAGATATTTTCAAAACCCATGGAAATTTTGTAAATATGGTATCTCAATCCGAAAATATAAGAGGAGTTTCTACGGTTTTTCATCCAGATTTTGTAGGCGTATTTAGAAAAATAATAGATAAAAACAGTGAAATTAAAGTGGAACTTATATTAACGGATGAAGTATTAAAAAAAACCATTATGTCCATTCATAAAACGAATTTGAAAGATTTAATCAGGTGGGTTTCCAAAAAAAATCTGATTCTGTGGCGATTAAATGAAGATGCAAAAGTAGGATTTACAGTTACAGATAATTTTTTATCATTGGGTTTGTACAAAAAAAATGGAACATATGATTCTTTAAGGGATTTGATAAGTGAACATCCTGATGCTATTGCATGGGGCAATAAGTTATTTGATTATTATCAAAAAAAGGCAGATAAAATCGAATTAAAAAGACTGGATAAACTGATATCTATTTTGATATAG
- a CDS encoding HEAT repeat domain-containing protein, translating into MLYEDLEKMRNNKDIEGLIKNLNDTEDNKTREIAAYFIGDLGDAKAVDPLIKLLNDDHWPIRKAAALSLGRIGDKNAVDPLIRLLKDEYWHVREIAALSLGLIGDKKAVAPIIKALQDGCVNVKCEIVEALADIGDKQAVEPLMEILKDKDYLLRACTAISLGKLGDNRAIMSLVGSLNDESYLVRVNAANALGNISDESALPYLNAALKNSKGESQGFEDALREAITKLENRKK; encoded by the coding sequence ATGCTTTATGAAGATCTAGAAAAAATGAGAAACAATAAAGACATTGAAGGTCTCATAAAAAATTTAAACGATACAGAAGATAATAAAACTCGTGAGATAGCAGCCTATTTTATTGGTGATTTAGGAGATGCAAAAGCTGTTGATCCACTAATTAAGTTACTAAATGATGATCATTGGCCTATTCGGAAAGCTGCTGCATTATCTCTTGGAAGAATTGGAGATAAAAATGCAGTAGATCCCTTAATCCGTCTTTTAAAAGATGAATATTGGCATGTTCGAGAAATTGCTGCCCTTTCTCTTGGTTTAATAGGAGATAAAAAAGCAGTTGCACCCATTATCAAAGCACTGCAAGACGGATGTGTTAATGTTAAATGTGAAATAGTTGAGGCCCTTGCAGATATTGGAGATAAACAAGCTGTGGAACCATTGATGGAAATTTTAAAAGATAAAGATTATCTCTTACGTGCATGTACTGCTATTTCTCTAGGCAAATTAGGTGACAATCGAGCCATCATGTCCCTTGTTGGATCTTTAAATGATGAAAGTTATTTAGTCCGGGTAAATGCAGCAAATGCATTAGGCAATATAAGCGACGAATCTGCACTCCCCTATTTGAATGCTGCCTTAAAAAATTCCAAAGGAGAATCCCAAGGATTTGAAGACGCACTTAGAGAGGCTATAACTAAACTAGAAAATAGAAAAAAATGA
- the glyS gene encoding glycine--tRNA ligase: protein MKHDKVMNVAKKRGFLWSSFEIYAGVAGFYDYGPLGAILKNSIIQKWRKYYIVGEGFYEIESPTVMPEEALKASGHVDHFTDPMTECKDCLEVYRADHIIEEVINRDVESLSNEKLTEIISNEKIACPKCGGHLSHVWNYNLMFQTLIGAKGKKTGYMRPETAQGIFIQFKRLLRFFRGKLPFGVVQIGKAYRNEISPRQGVIRLREFTQAEAEIFVDPKDKTHAKFPEIKDKMLKLYPAEIQMAEGDSIEISALDALAEGLVSSEILIYQLYIASKFLKEIGIPDEVIRFRQHLPAEMAHYAIDCWDVEVYTERYGWVEIIGIADRTDFDLKSHSKHSKEELSVFVEYDEPKQIKKLALKPNMGKFGPSFKGDAPKILKELENIQLKTVKDTIENEGAFKLQIEDKSFELLPEHVSFEEVEETVRGKKIFPHVIEPSYGIDRIIFSVLLHTFTEDKENEREYFKLPKDIAPVEVNVFPLLNKEELRNIAIQIKDNLRKEGLIAEFDASGTIGRRYARSDEIGVPFAITVDHESLEDKKVTIRNRDDLKQKRVPISNISTILDDLMNYRVEFEDIK from the coding sequence ATGAAACATGACAAGGTAATGAATGTTGCAAAAAAAAGAGGTTTCCTCTGGTCTTCATTTGAAATCTACGCAGGTGTTGCAGGATTTTATGATTACGGCCCCCTTGGTGCCATACTAAAAAATTCAATTATCCAGAAATGGAGAAAATATTATATTGTAGGGGAAGGTTTCTATGAAATAGAATCACCAACAGTAATGCCTGAAGAGGCTCTTAAAGCATCAGGACATGTTGACCATTTTACAGACCCTATGACTGAATGTAAAGATTGTTTGGAAGTTTACAGAGCAGATCACATAATTGAAGAAGTGATTAACCGTGATGTAGAAAGTTTAAGCAATGAAAAGCTTACTGAAATTATTTCCAATGAAAAAATAGCTTGTCCTAAATGTGGCGGCCATTTAAGTCATGTATGGAATTATAACTTAATGTTTCAGACATTAATCGGCGCTAAAGGTAAAAAAACAGGTTATATGCGTCCTGAAACAGCTCAAGGAATTTTCATTCAATTTAAAAGACTTTTACGTTTCTTTAGAGGTAAATTACCATTTGGTGTTGTTCAAATAGGAAAAGCCTACAGAAATGAAATTTCACCAAGACAGGGCGTTATAAGGCTCCGTGAGTTTACACAAGCTGAAGCAGAGATTTTTGTTGATCCAAAGGATAAAACACATGCAAAGTTCCCTGAAATTAAAGATAAAATGCTCAAACTTTATCCTGCAGAAATTCAAATGGCTGAAGGTGATTCAATCGAAATATCGGCTTTAGATGCACTTGCAGAAGGCTTAGTTTCCAGTGAAATACTTATTTACCAATTATATATCGCAAGTAAATTTTTAAAGGAAATTGGAATACCTGATGAAGTTATAAGATTTAGACAGCATCTTCCAGCTGAAATGGCCCATTATGCTATTGACTGTTGGGATGTTGAAGTTTATACTGAAAGATACGGCTGGGTTGAGATAATTGGAATAGCCGACCGGACTGATTTTGACTTGAAATCCCACAGTAAACATAGTAAAGAAGAATTAAGTGTCTTTGTTGAATACGATGAGCCTAAACAAATTAAAAAGTTGGCTTTAAAACCCAATATGGGCAAATTTGGACCTTCATTTAAAGGAGATGCACCAAAGATACTTAAAGAACTTGAAAATATTCAACTAAAAACTGTTAAAGATACTATTGAGAATGAAGGTGCATTCAAACTTCAGATTGAAGATAAATCGTTTGAATTGTTGCCAGAACACGTGAGTTTTGAAGAAGTTGAAGAAACTGTGAGGGGAAAAAAGATATTTCCACATGTTATTGAGCCTTCATACGGTATTGACCGTATAATCTTCTCTGTGCTTTTACACACGTTTACAGAGGATAAAGAAAACGAACGTGAATATTTCAAATTACCAAAAGATATAGCTCCTGTTGAAGTAAATGTTTTTCCACTTTTAAATAAAGAAGAACTGAGAAATATAGCTATTCAAATAAAAGATAATCTAAGAAAAGAAGGATTAATAGCAGAATTCGATGCTTCCGGTACCATTGGGAGGAGATATGCAAGATCCGATGAAATAGGAGTTCCTTTTGCAATAACAGTTGATCATGAATCATTAGAAGATAAAAAGGTCACAATAAGAAATAGAGATGACTTAAAACAAAAAAGAGTACCTATCTCCAATATTAGCACTATTTTAGATGATCTAATGAATTATAGAGTTGAATTTGAAGATATTAAATAA
- a CDS encoding dCTP deaminase, with translation MAILSDKHIKEYLDSGKISIDPLDDPDIQIQPSSVDLRIGNEFKGFRIIKKPCIDPMDESDLDSYMQSFYINDGEPFIIHPGEFALATTYETVKLPDNLVARVEGRSSMGRLGVTMHVTAGYIDPGFCGKITLEISNIGKMPVALYTGQRVCQIVFETMTSPSEKPYGHPERDSKYMGQDRPESSRIKHDQDLLKKIKIKKADGKL, from the coding sequence ATGGCTATTTTAAGCGATAAACATATCAAAGAGTATCTTGATTCAGGAAAAATCAGTATTGATCCCCTTGATGATCCAGATATACAGATACAACCATCATCAGTTGATTTACGAATAGGAAATGAATTTAAAGGTTTTAGAATAATTAAAAAACCATGCATAGATCCAATGGATGAATCAGATTTAGATTCTTACATGCAATCCTTTTATATTAATGATGGAGAACCTTTTATAATTCATCCAGGTGAATTTGCCCTTGCTACCACTTATGAAACCGTGAAATTACCTGATAACCTTGTTGCAAGGGTTGAAGGGCGATCATCCATGGGAAGGCTTGGAGTGACCATGCACGTTACAGCAGGTTACATAGATCCGGGATTCTGCGGAAAAATAACCCTTGAAATTTCAAACATTGGGAAAATGCCCGTTGCACTGTACACTGGCCAAAGAGTGTGTCAAATCGTTTTTGAAACCATGACATCCCCCTCAGAAAAACCATATGGACATCCTGAGCGAGACAGCAAATATATGGGACAGGACCGTCCGGAATCAAGCAGAATCAAGCATGATCAGGACTTGCTTAAAAAAATAAAAATAAAAAAAGCTGACGGGAAATTATAA
- a CDS encoding DUF1512 family protein, producing MLFGLSPFDLIGILVFILLIFLLPWILRVRMISGVTKTTLELEDMVEKSKQILIKMSKEKGKPVLDQSEAIEDFMEFFVVPPVDLDPNGIVKKFEKILDLSEDRFKQMVSIIAPLADAETKSNIVMTLKATLGINAVAKQVRHNLELSRKTGNLQILLMLQMSLPLIMRIVKAQFEGAKSFSEGKPIGDGLGPLVAGMLMKDYKNEEITEMEDMFIAKKLMNERKLVIARAKGPGARMGKVGKVVKSLIETENINKIITVDAAVKLEGEETGKVAQGIGVVIGGLGVDKWTIEEEIVKKDLDIDAVIVKMSPEEAISNMNQKIADASKEALRVVKRSILNSKDDINILVVGVGNSCGIPNIIEDISQIEVKKAHETKVSGRRK from the coding sequence ATGCTATTTGGTTTAAGTCCATTTGATTTAATTGGAATATTGGTGTTTATTTTACTCATTTTCCTGCTCCCATGGATTTTAAGAGTAAGAATGATATCTGGTGTTACTAAAACGACACTGGAATTAGAGGATATGGTTGAAAAATCAAAACAAATACTCATAAAAATGTCTAAAGAAAAAGGAAAACCTGTTCTTGACCAATCAGAAGCTATTGAAGACTTTATGGAGTTTTTTGTAGTTCCACCAGTAGATCTCGATCCTAATGGTATTGTGAAGAAGTTTGAAAAGATTTTAGACTTAAGTGAAGACAGATTTAAACAAATGGTAAGTATAATAGCTCCTTTAGCCGATGCAGAAACTAAATCAAATATTGTAATGACTTTAAAAGCCACGCTTGGAATTAATGCTGTTGCAAAACAAGTAAGGCATAATCTGGAACTTTCAAGGAAAACTGGAAATTTACAGATATTATTGATGCTTCAAATGAGTCTTCCACTTATAATGAGGATTGTTAAGGCCCAATTTGAAGGTGCAAAATCATTTTCTGAGGGCAAACCTATTGGGGACGGATTAGGCCCACTTGTAGCCGGCATGCTGATGAAAGATTATAAAAACGAAGAAATAACTGAAATGGAAGATATGTTCATTGCTAAAAAGTTAATGAATGAACGTAAATTAGTTATAGCTCGCGCTAAAGGTCCTGGAGCCCGTATGGGAAAGGTAGGGAAAGTTGTAAAATCCCTTATTGAAACTGAAAATATAAACAAAATTATAACAGTTGACGCTGCAGTTAAACTTGAAGGTGAGGAAACAGGGAAAGTAGCGCAAGGTATTGGGGTCGTAATTGGAGGATTGGGTGTGGATAAATGGACAATTGAAGAAGAAATTGTTAAAAAAGACCTTGATATTGACGCAGTTATTGTGAAAATGAGCCCTGAAGAAGCTATAAGTAACATGAACCAGAAAATAGCAGATGCCTCTAAAGAAGCACTACGAGTGGTAAAAAGATCAATTTTAAATTCAAAAGATGACATTAATATTCTTGTAGTTGGAGTTGGAAACAGCTGCGGAATTCCCAATATTATTGAAGATATCTCACAAATAGAAGTTAAAAAAGCCCACGAAACTAAAGTTTCGGGGCGCCGAAAATAA
- a CDS encoding RNA methyltransferase, producing the protein MIYIVFVEPESPGNIGFLARTMKNFGFKDLVLINPCELENKAYYQAMHAKEVIWNHKSYESLGKFIENENIDFTVGTTRMAGGSYNVSRIAITPAQLAESLNITGNIAIVFGREGNGLSNEEVALCDIVVTIPTDDSYPVLNVSHAAAIILYELFKKEKEYPREELEEASKSEKELLIHEMDKLIKCTGYPEHKQKTSSTVFRRIIGRAFIAGREAHTLIGTIRKIRINLKKK; encoded by the coding sequence ATGATTTATATAGTTTTTGTGGAACCAGAATCGCCCGGGAATATTGGATTTCTAGCAAGAACTATGAAAAACTTTGGATTTAAAGATTTAGTGCTAATTAATCCATGTGAATTAGAAAATAAAGCTTATTATCAGGCAATGCATGCAAAAGAAGTGATATGGAATCATAAATCATATGAATCACTTGGAAAATTCATTGAAAACGAAAATATCGATTTTACAGTGGGCACCACACGAATGGCTGGCGGAAGTTACAATGTTTCAAGAATTGCCATTACGCCAGCGCAGCTTGCAGAATCATTAAATATAACTGGAAATATTGCCATAGTATTTGGAAGAGAAGGCAACGGACTTTCTAATGAAGAAGTTGCACTCTGCGATATCGTTGTAACCATCCCCACAGATGACTCTTATCCCGTATTAAACGTATCACATGCTGCAGCAATCATATTATACGAATTATTCAAAAAAGAAAAGGAATATCCTCGAGAAGAATTGGAAGAGGCATCAAAATCTGAAAAAGAACTTTTAATTCATGAAATGGATAAATTAATTAAATGCACCGGTTATCCTGAACATAAACAAAAAACATCGTCTACAGTCTTTAGAAGAATAATTGGAAGAGCTTTTATTGCTGGAAGAGAAGCACATACTTTAATTGGCACCATACGAAAAATAAGAATAAATTTAAAGAAAAAATAA
- a CDS encoding succinate dehydrogenase/fumarate reductase iron-sulfur subunit, translating to MIEVKVLRFDPLKDENAHYETYNVQKTEKMKVLDALNYINEQYNANIAYRCSCRAGQCGSCALKVNGEVVLACKAEIEDKSVIEPLDFDIIKDLVVNRSEIENKIKDMKLSLNADEITQDSASCLMVLKPDEYADSKKLRSCIECFSCISACPVIKETEEYAGPYFMRYLSKFALDPRDKSDRAKIGFDQGLYCCTTCGKCREVCPKEISTVGGAIEKLREIACNEGVGPLPPHKEVKELISKTGRSVEPLGEGFIKAVSTKNKKLNPNIAFFTGCLVDYRHSEIGFALLKVLEDNDIDVIVPEDQVCCGSPLIRTGQTDLVEELVSKNKEVFEGYDTIITVCAGCGATLKNDYPRYGVKLNVVDISEFLVDNLNTEDMKPLNMRVTYHDPCHLNRGQGITKEPRELLKKIKGLEFVEMKNPNQCCGAGGGVRSGKPEIAAALGKSKAQMIKELDVDAVITICPFCQNNIQASLKEEGVEIPVLNILQLLERAYEK from the coding sequence ATGATAGAAGTTAAAGTTTTAAGATTTGATCCTCTAAAAGATGAAAACGCTCATTATGAAACATATAATGTTCAGAAAACAGAGAAAATGAAGGTTCTAGATGCATTAAACTATATTAATGAACAATATAATGCAAATATAGCTTATAGATGTTCATGTAGGGCAGGACAGTGCGGATCATGTGCTTTAAAGGTGAACGGCGAAGTAGTGCTTGCATGTAAGGCTGAAATTGAAGATAAATCTGTTATTGAGCCACTTGACTTTGATATCATTAAAGACCTTGTGGTTAATAGAAGCGAAATTGAAAATAAAATTAAAGATATGAAACTCTCCTTAAATGCAGATGAAATAACCCAAGACAGTGCATCATGCCTTATGGTTTTAAAACCAGATGAATATGCGGATTCAAAGAAACTAAGAAGTTGTATAGAATGTTTTTCATGTATTTCCGCATGTCCCGTTATAAAAGAAACAGAAGAATATGCCGGCCCTTATTTTATGCGTTATTTATCAAAATTCGCCCTTGATCCAAGAGATAAATCTGATCGCGCCAAAATTGGGTTTGATCAAGGACTTTATTGCTGTACAACCTGTGGGAAATGTAGGGAAGTCTGTCCAAAGGAAATAAGCACTGTTGGAGGGGCAATTGAAAAGTTAAGAGAAATTGCATGCAATGAAGGAGTTGGACCTCTTCCTCCACACAAAGAAGTAAAGGAATTAATATCAAAAACAGGACGATCAGTTGAACCATTAGGTGAAGGATTTATTAAAGCAGTTTCAACTAAAAATAAGAAATTAAATCCAAATATAGCATTCTTTACAGGGTGTCTTGTTGATTACAGACATTCTGAAATTGGATTTGCCCTTCTTAAGGTTTTAGAAGACAATGACATAGATGTTATTGTACCTGAAGATCAGGTTTGTTGCGGCTCTCCTTTAATTAGAACTGGACAAACTGACCTTGTCGAGGAGCTTGTATCAAAAAATAAGGAAGTATTTGAAGGTTATGATACAATAATCACTGTATGTGCTGGTTGCGGGGCTACATTAAAGAATGATTATCCCCGATATGGTGTTAAGCTAAATGTAGTAGATATAAGTGAATTTTTAGTTGATAACTTAAATACTGAGGATATGAAGCCTTTAAATATGAGGGTAACTTATCATGACCCTTGCCATCTTAATAGAGGTCAGGGAATTACTAAAGAGCCACGTGAGCTATTAAAAAAAATCAAAGGACTTGAATTTGTGGAAATGAAAAATCCAAATCAATGTTGCGGGGCTGGTGGCGGAGTTCGCTCAGGTAAACCTGAAATAGCTGCTGCTTTAGGTAAAAGTAAAGCCCAAATGATAAAAGAATTAGATGTTGATGCAGTAATAACTATCTGTCCATTCTGTCAAAACAATATTCAGGCGTCTTTAAAAGAAGAGGGTGTTGAAATTCCTGTATTAAACATATTACAGCTTCTTGAGAGGGCTTATGAGAAATAA
- a CDS encoding M48 family metallopeptidase, with protein sequence MQKSVKIHELTVKYEVIPRNVKYWRLEIKDENLVLIAPNSGLNHEKIIDKHKNWIYKKFTAINASKKEANLKELNFSRSEDEFNDLIQKYVREFSFELNVSVNRVYLRKMKSRWGSCSSRKNISINKYLIYLPENLIEYLVFHEIAHIVELNHSKKFWSIISAKFPNYTEIEKELSIYWFAIKEKIIKTS encoded by the coding sequence ATGCAAAAAAGTGTTAAAATTCATGAACTAACTGTAAAATATGAAGTAATCCCACGTAATGTTAAATACTGGCGATTAGAGATTAAAGATGAAAATTTAGTTCTTATTGCACCAAATAGCGGCCTAAATCATGAAAAAATCATTGATAAACATAAAAACTGGATTTATAAAAAATTTACGGCCATTAATGCATCCAAAAAAGAGGCTAATTTAAAGGAACTAAATTTTAGTCGTAGCGAAGATGAATTCAACGATTTAATCCAGAAATATGTTAGGGAATTTTCTTTTGAACTTAATGTAAGTGTGAATCGTGTTTATTTGAGGAAGATGAAATCAAGATGGGGAAGTTGCAGCTCCCGAAAAAACATTTCAATAAATAAATATTTGATATATTTACCTGAAAATTTAATTGAATACCTTGTTTTCCATGAAATAGCTCATATTGTTGAATTAAACCATAGTAAAAAATTTTGGAGCATAATATCGGCTAAATTTCCAAATTATACTGAAATTGAAAAAGAACTTTCAATTTACTGGTTTGCAATCAAAGAAAAAATAATTAAAACCAGTTGA
- the iorA gene encoding indolepyruvate ferredoxin oxidoreductase subunit alpha: MNLKSILTNKKDEKLFLLGNEATVRGALEAGVSVASTYPGTPSSEIGNVLSKIAKESGVYFEFSTNEKVALEVAAAAAASGLRSFTFMKHVGLNVASDSFMSIVYTGVNGGMIILSTDDPSMFSSQNEQDNRHYARIANIPMMEPSNPQEIKDLMKYGYELSEEFQIPVLMRTTTRVSHMRGIVEVGAVKTPKKTGYFNKDPRRFVPVPSSAREMHKSLVLKMEKIADVVNNSPLNQIFDNNGKIGIITSGSAFNYVMDVIDENNLPINVLKITLSYPFPEKRVLEFIDGLDNIIIAEEVDPVMEKEIFAVIGKNGLNKKVHGKLDGTLPLIFEYSPDIILEGLKKVIDINLDKKIAYEPEIPLPARPPTLCPGCPHRAAYYAVKKAGENLDLDVIYPTDIGCYTLGIESPYEIADYLLSMGSSIGTSCGFSRSTNQSIVSFIGDSTFFHAGIPPLINAVHNKDKFVLVILDNRTTAMTGGQPHPGIPVDGMGEVAPEISIEKIVEASGVEFLKVINPLNINNSQKIFEEALQFEGVAVIISKYPCMLIKGEKKRKHVVVGVDSDKCDNCMDCLRELTCPAIYLADDESVNINAAYCKGCTVCIQMCSKKAIGVKK, translated from the coding sequence ATGAACTTAAAATCTATTCTAACGAATAAAAAAGATGAAAAACTGTTCTTATTAGGTAATGAAGCAACCGTACGCGGAGCTCTTGAAGCTGGCGTTTCTGTTGCTTCAACATATCCTGGAACACCTTCATCTGAAATTGGAAACGTTTTATCTAAAATTGCAAAGGAATCAGGAGTTTATTTTGAATTTTCAACCAATGAAAAAGTAGCACTTGAAGTTGCAGCCGCAGCAGCAGCATCAGGACTACGTTCATTTACTTTTATGAAGCATGTGGGATTAAATGTTGCATCAGACTCATTTATGAGCATTGTTTACACAGGAGTAAATGGTGGAATGATAATTCTTTCAACTGATGATCCTTCAATGTTTTCATCACAAAATGAACAGGATAACAGACATTATGCGCGAATTGCAAACATTCCAATGATGGAACCTTCAAATCCTCAAGAAATTAAGGATTTAATGAAATATGGATATGAATTATCTGAAGAGTTTCAAATACCGGTTTTAATGCGTACAACTACGCGTGTATCTCATATGAGGGGAATAGTGGAAGTAGGGGCGGTTAAAACTCCTAAAAAGACAGGTTACTTCAATAAAGACCCGCGACGTTTTGTGCCAGTTCCTTCAAGTGCAAGAGAAATGCATAAATCCCTTGTCTTAAAAATGGAAAAAATAGCGGATGTGGTGAATAATTCTCCATTAAACCAAATATTTGACAACAATGGTAAAATAGGCATAATAACCAGTGGAAGTGCATTCAATTATGTAATGGATGTAATTGATGAAAATAATCTTCCAATAAATGTTTTAAAAATTACTTTATCTTACCCTTTCCCTGAAAAACGTGTTTTAGAATTTATAGATGGGTTGGATAACATAATAATTGCTGAAGAAGTTGATCCTGTAATGGAAAAGGAAATTTTCGCCGTTATTGGAAAAAATGGGCTAAATAAAAAAGTTCATGGTAAACTGGATGGAACATTACCTTTGATTTTTGAGTACAGTCCAGATATTATTCTTGAGGGCTTAAAAAAAGTTATTGACATTAATTTAGATAAAAAAATAGCATATGAACCTGAAATACCTCTTCCAGCACGTCCACCAACTTTATGTCCGGGATGTCCCCACCGTGCTGCTTACTATGCTGTTAAAAAGGCAGGGGAGAACTTGGATCTGGATGTGATTTATCCAACCGATATAGGCTGTTACACTCTTGGAATAGAGTCTCCGTATGAAATAGCTGATTATTTACTTTCTATGGGTTCAAGCATAGGTACAAGCTGTGGATTTTCAAGATCAACCAATCAGAGCATTGTAAGTTTTATAGGAGATTCTACTTTCTTCCATGCAGGAATTCCTCCATTAATAAATGCAGTTCATAATAAAGACAAGTTTGTGCTTGTTATTTTAGATAATAGGACAACTGCAATGACTGGTGGACAACCGCACCCTGGAATTCCAGTTGATGGGATGGGTGAGGTAGCTCCTGAAATTTCAATCGAAAAAATTGTGGAAGCATCAGGTGTTGAATTTTTAAAGGTTATTAACCCGCTTAACATCAATAATTCTCAGAAAATATTTGAAGAAGCGCTTCAATTTGAAGGTGTGGCTGTAATTATTTCAAAATATCCGTGCATGTTAATTAAAGGCGAAAAAAAGAGAAAGCACGTGGTTGTTGGTGTGGATTCTGATAAATGTGATAACTGCATGGATTGCCTAAGGGAGCTTACTTGCCCTGCAATTTATCTTGCAGATGATGAATCCGTGAATATTAATGCTGCGTATTGTAAAGGATGCACAGTTTGTATTCAAATGTGTTCCAAAAAGGCTATTGGAGTTAAAAAGTAA
- a CDS encoding indolepyruvate oxidoreductase subunit beta, producing the protein MKPYNIYICGVGGQGIIKTSIVIGEAAMKTGINVVMSEIHGMAQRGGVVSTELKIGDSKSPIIEDGSADLLIAFEPIEALRAVSKASKETYVVVNTSSIMPFNIQGSSIPYPEVSEVLRELESKVKHVFAIDAEKIANEAGHVLSLNMVMLGGAAGISGFPIKKEVIIESMMKNLPEKSTKINMNAFNEGYKKCHLK; encoded by the coding sequence ATGAAACCATATAATATTTATATTTGCGGTGTTGGAGGCCAGGGAATCATAAAAACATCTATTGTTATTGGCGAAGCTGCAATGAAAACTGGAATAAATGTTGTAATGAGCGAAATACATGGAATGGCACAGCGTGGTGGTGTGGTATCAACAGAACTTAAAATTGGAGATTCGAAAAGCCCAATTATTGAAGATGGTAGTGCTGATCTTTTAATTGCTTTTGAACCTATAGAGGCATTAAGAGCGGTTTCAAAGGCAAGTAAAGAGACTTATGTAGTTGTAAACACTTCTTCTATAATGCCTTTTAATATTCAGGGAAGTTCTATTCCTTATCCTGAAGTTTCTGAAGTTTTAAGGGAACTTGAATCAAAAGTAAAGCATGTTTTTGCTATTGATGCTGAAAAAATAGCTAATGAAGCAGGACATGTTCTTTCACTTAATATGGTAATGCTTGGTGGGGCAGCAGGAATTTCTGGGTTTCCCATAAAAAAAGAAGTTATCATAGAATCAATGATGAAAAATTTACCTGAAAAATCAACTAAAATCAATATGAATGCATTTAATGAGGGTTATAAAAAGTGTCATTTGAAATAA